CCCAGCTCATAGTACCGGTTACCAAGATGGCATTGTCCCACCAGTCAGGTATTTTGATAGGCGTGTTGATGCCAAACCCACGCCCCCCGGTACCGCCGCCCAAGCCACCCAAAGGTGCATGACTATAGGCAACCCAGCCCTTGTTTAATGGGGTAACACCTACGAAAGTTGCACCCAGGTCAGCTGCCATACGCTTAACAAGCTGGCTGGCAAGCTCCGGAGAATCAAATACTGCCCGTCTGGCTGAAACACCAGACCAGTCATTTTCTTCAGGCGGAGCCGTGATACTGGAGACAGGAACGGCTCTCTGAGCTTCAGATCTGGCCATGGCAATAAGGCCTTCGTTGGCATTGAAATTGGCTCTGCTTTCTATACTTGCTTGAAAACGTTCAACAAGCTGGGGAAGCCAATCATACTTGTACTCTTTGTCTATATCCACCATCATGGGATACAGATCATAGTACTCCTGATAGAAAGTGGACAAACCAGCCAGACCATTGGACGGCCAAGTATTGGGCATAGCATCCAGGTCACCTTTGGTCAGGTCATAACCCAGCGCCGGGCTACTTCCAGATACCGCATGTCCGGCACTCTTAAACCGTTCACCATAATACCAACGCATATCTATGCGGTGTATGCCCCCTACGGAATGGTTATTAGGCAAATCAGGGCCGATAACCTCCCAGCTGAAAGGGGTAACCTTGTCAACACGGAATGGTTCACGATTAAAATATTCATGACCTTGACGGTGTTCCTGACCCTGCATGGAGAATGCAGATTGTCCCTCATGATAAGAATTCCAGTAACTGCCAGCGGCGGCTACTCCTAGACCAGCAGCACCTACACCTGCGGCCTTGAGGAAATCTCTACGATTTACTTCTGTCATGATTCCTCTCTCTTTTTGTTAATAATTTGTCTTCCCAAATGCCACACGGTCTTTCCCGAGCGTCAGTGTTCCATTCTCACCTCCTTCTAGTACTGAATATGTAAATATACTTTGGTATCGTTATATCGTATACGAATTATATCGTATACGATACTTATCATGTACGATACATTATCGCGCTAGTAAATACATCGTCCAAATGGCGTAGTACTTTATGCTGAATTTTTGACGATTCACCTACAAGTTGATATTATTTAAGGTATTAAAGGAGTATCAAAACGGATTATGGAATTCAGCGAATTTTACAAATGGGATCCTAATGATGCAGCTGGCCTGTTGCTAATGCGAACCCGCAGGGCCATGTATAAAGAACTTGAAAGAGCATATTACAAAATTGGTATTTCTCCCGAGCAGGCAGGCGTTTTTGACCAGGTAGCTACCCACGGCAAAGCAACCATAAATGATATTACCCATCGTCTTCTGCGCGAACCCCACACAATACTGGGGCTTATCAACAGAATGGAATCTAACGGATTAATCTATAAAGAAAAAGATGCTGATAACCACAGTATGATAACTATATCTCTAACAGAAAAAGGTTATGGTGTTTGCCGCCAGATGCTGGAAATACGTGAAAGTCTGATTAAACCTACAACTGTGCTCACCGATGATGAAAGAGAGCAATTGGAAAAACTACTCACCAAAATATTAGATGCCACCATGAAGCGCCTCAATAAAAAAACTAAAACAATCTGAAATTGTAAACTGAAATATCTTAGATTATTCTGATAACAAATCTACCTGGCTAATCTAAAGTGCCATTCCTAATTTTAAAACTAGGAATGGCACTTATTTTGAAAACACCATAACTGCATATCAACTGCATTTATCCAGGAACCAGCACCTTATTTATACAGATGTACTCACGCCTCAAATCAAATACCCTCTGTAAAAGACCGGGCGCCACGCATACCTATTTATATATAGGCAAAATTTACAAGCAGTTTTTCTAATCCCCAGACCTTTGACAGCCGTAAATAAGCGGTGTATAATGCAATCCATTGTACATGCAACTAGTTGCATTTGATATTAATATCAATATCTAAAGGTCTTAAGGCCGAAACTAACAGGAGGTACAAAACTCTATGGACGAAAAACTCTGGAAAAAGGCAGTAGCCTTTCACGGCCATGAATGCCCCGGCTTGGCTATAGGCTTCCGGGCGTGTGAAGCGGCTATTGAAAAGCTGGGCATTGGCACTTCGGAAGATGAACAGATTGTATGCATCACCGAAAACGATGCCTGCGGGGTGG
This sequence is a window from Dehalococcoides mccartyi 195. Protein-coding genes within it:
- a CDS encoding MarR family winged helix-turn-helix transcriptional regulator, whose translation is MEFSEFYKWDPNDAAGLLLMRTRRAMYKELERAYYKIGISPEQAGVFDQVATHGKATINDITHRLLREPHTILGLINRMESNGLIYKEKDADNHSMITISLTEKGYGVCRQMLEIRESLIKPTTVLTDDEREQLEKLLTKILDATMKRLNKKTKTI